A window of Candidatus Bathyarchaeota archaeon genomic DNA:
AGGCGCCGTCTACTCTTGCAGCTTCTTCAATCTCAACTGGAAGAGCTGAAAAGAAGTTTCTCATAAAGAGTATTATCCAAGGCAGCCCCCATGCTGAATGGACGAGTATTAATCCTAGAAAAGTATCTACTAGATGGAATTTAGACATCATCTGATAGAGGGGTACTGCTATGCTTTGTTGAGGCAGAGACATTAGCAAAACAACTGTTAGAAAGATGTAATTCTTTATTGGAAAGCTGAATCTGGCGAAGGCGTAGCCTGCGAGAGCACCGACGAGTAGCGGTATAAACGTTGACGGAACCGCAACTATCAGCGAATTTATTACTCCTTGACTAAGCGGGAAATCTCTGTGGTTCCAAGCTTTAATAAAATTATCAAAGGTTGGATGAAAGCTGCTGAAGTCCCACCAACCATGAATTATTTCGCTATACGGCCTTATCGAAGCCATAAAAACTCCCATGAACGGTAATATCCAGAATAATGCAACAGTCCAAGCAATTAAATGGACAACTACCGTCATGACAGTTGATTTCTTTATTTTCATGATTTTTTCACCATAAATTTAATCATAGGAATTGTAACGATTATCGTTAAGACTGTAAGCAAGGAAGCCACTACCGCAGCTTTATTAAACTCAAAATATCGGAAGGCATAAAGCCACATCTGGAACGCTAAAACATTAGATGCCTCTCCTGGGCCTCCATATGTAGCTATTAGTACTATATCAAAGATTTTAAGCTCATAAAGAATCGTCATGGTTATAACGGTTATTGTGATCGGCCGCAATAACGGAAGGGTTATGCGATAGAACATTTTAAATGAACTAGCTCCATCCACTTTTGCTGCTTCGTAGTAGTCCTTCGGTATGGTGGCGAGCCCCGCCGAATACAATATCATACTGAACCCTGTCCAAAGCCAAACAGAGCCGAAAATAAGGGCAAATAGCGCCGTGTCAGGATAGGCGGTCCACGATCTAGTCAGATTTTCTAAACCTATAAAGGATAATAACCCATTTACTATGCCTACATCCTTTTCGAAAGTATAACGAA
This region includes:
- a CDS encoding carbohydrate ABC transporter permease; translated protein: MKIKKSTVMTVVVHLIAWTVALFWILPFMGVFMASIRPYSEIIHGWWDFSSFHPTFDNFIKAWNHRDFPLSQGVINSLIVAVPSTFIPLLVGALAGYAFARFSFPIKNYIFLTVVLLMSLPQQSIAVPLYQMMSKFHLVDTFLGLILVHSAWGLPWIILFMRNFFSALPVEIEEAARVDGASYFKIFYKIVLPMSLPALASVIVLQFMWVWNDLFMALILIYSDPMKLATQRLIYIGKTGYYHLDWSVLSAASIIVMIVPVLIFVLLQKYYIKGMVGWTIKG
- a CDS encoding sugar ABC transporter permease, encoding PKAPPLGAFIHNMIWILIHLPLSIFSGLILAVILKDVKGAPIIKTLIFLGMVTPMVVGGLIIRYTFEKDVGIVNGLLSFIGLENLTRSWTAYPDTALFALIFGSVWLWTGFSMILYSAGLATIPKDYYEAAKVDGASSFKMFYRITLPLLRPITITVITMTILYELKIFDIVLIATYGGPGEASNVLAFQMWLYAFRYFEFNKAAVVASLLTVLTIIVTIPMIKFMVKKS